gaCCCAGGAAGAAGCCCAGAAACCTGAACCGGAGAAGTCGGAGGCCGTCGTTGATGCAAAAGTGGAGCCACAGAAGAACAATGAGCCGGCGCCCAAGCAAGAGGAGCAGCCTTCGgctgctgctcccgctgctggcAGCGAAGCACCTAAACCTTCTGATCCTAGCAATGATGCAAAGGTTTCCCAGCCTTCAGAAGCCACGGCTACTAGTAAAGCAGATgacaagagcaaagaggaagggGAAGCCAAAAAGACTGAGGCTCCCGCAACGCCTGCAGCCCAAGAAACTAAAAGCGAAGTGGCCCCAGCTTCAGACTCAAAATCTAGCAGCAGCGAGGCTGCCCCTTCTTCCAAGGAGACGGCGGCAGCGTCGGAAGCACCTAGTGCCACTCCTAAGGCCTCAgaccctgcagcccccccagaGGAAGCGAAACCTTCTGAAGCTCCAGCGGCTAATTCGGATCAAACCATAGCGGTGCAAGATTAAATTGGACAGCCTGTTGAAACAACCACTTAAAACAacctgtgtcttttttttattttttcagctatACTAACTCGTTTCAGATCTGAAATAAGAATATGTATtgcccagaggaaaaaaaaaaggagaaaaaaaaaaagagatgaaaaggatGTCCCATCAAGTtgtgagggagggaggggggagaatcCAAATAGTATTTTTGTGGGGAAATATCTAATATACTTTCTGCCAACTTGACACAAgtcctggattaaaaaaaaaaagtaaaataaatggatGTCTGAAAGTACAGCACATCTTTTGTATCTGAACTGCTGTAAATGCACTCCACCAATGTATCAAAAtcttctttttgttctgtaaTGGGGTTTGGGAGTGATGCGTTTGATTCTGCCCACTGGGTTTGTGCCAAGGCAATCAGATCTTTatgaaagcagtattttctgtgttttttttatttacagcctttcttattttgatattttttttatGCAGTGGATGAATGCCAACTTTCAGACAAAACCCACTTAGCTGTCCACATATTTCTCAATGCCAATCCTCCAATTCTTCCTCTCCAAATATTTTTTGGGAGTAAAAAGCATTCTCATCCTACTTAGCCTACCTAGATTTCTCATGACGAGTTAATGCATGTCCGTGGTTGGGTGCACCTGTAGTTCTGTTTATTGgtcagtgaaaatgaaaaagtctGCGTTCATTGCAGTTCCAGTTTCTCTTCCATTCTGTGTCACAGACACCAACACACACTcattggaaaacaaaatgaaaaaaacaaaatgtacaATGGATGCATTGAAATTATATGTAATTGTATAAATGGTgcaacagtaataaaagttaaataatttaaaaaatataaaagcgTAAAGACTGATTAAATCTTCACTTTTGCTTCTTGGGAACTTGCCAAAGGAAATCCTTGCATTCAGAGGAGAAGTGTTACACCTGGGGCTGCTTACTCACCTATTTAAAGCAAAGTAGGGGTAAAGAAAGTAGCATCCACCTCATGATCCTACAGACTTGCTGCTCTAAGTTCCTACTGCAACAGGTGAAAGCCTTCCCAGGTGAGGGTGAAAATGGTGAATGACCAGCAAGTCTCATATACGCTTAGCCCAAACAAAGTAAAAATGGCTCATACCTGCCTTAACTGGTGGGAAGAAAAATGCTCTCTTGCCCTTTTAAAGAGCCAGAGGTGTGCTCACTGGGTTTTAACTGGGAGTAAAACAGTGGATTTGATAAACTGATCTTATAATGAGGTGATCACATTTAACTCAAATCCTGTTAAAATATTCCCAGCACTGATACCCTTGTTCTTTTTCCCAGTGCCATTGTGCAGGAGATAAAATGCTGCGGCCACCACAGGCCAATTCTGTTCATTTCAAATAGGGTTACCCTTACGTAGCTGAACAGTTAGGCTAGCGTAGGCAACACTTTTCAATAGTTTTGCctgtctgctgcttttttatttggCAGAACTGCTCGATACTTGCAGCTTCCCCTGAGTGATGTCCTTGCTGGATACAGACCAAGATTTCATTGCATGACCCAGAATTCACAAAACTAGCTAAGGCAGCGTATTTAGTCGGTCCATCAGTAATTTGCTCTTAGGCTGAGCAACGGTAAATAAGAGAAGTATGGCTTGTACATGTACCAAAAACA
This Dromaius novaehollandiae isolate bDroNov1 chromosome 2, bDroNov1.hap1, whole genome shotgun sequence DNA region includes the following protein-coding sequences:
- the BASP1 gene encoding brain acid soluble protein 1; translation: MGGKLSKKKKGYSVNDEKAKDKDKKAEGAAAEEEETPKEAEAVQPTTETAEVKENKEEKDEKDSQVAANKTEEKEGEKKKAVTQEEAQKPEPEKSEAVVDAKVEPQKNNEPAPKQEEQPSAAAPAAGSEAPKPSDPSNDAKVSQPSEATATSKADDKSKEEGEAKKTEAPATPAAQETKSEVAPASDSKSSSSEAAPSSKETAAASEAPSATPKASDPAAPPEEAKPSEAPAANSDQTIAVQD